Proteins from a genomic interval of Lemur catta isolate mLemCat1 chromosome 17, mLemCat1.pri, whole genome shotgun sequence:
- the LZTS3 gene encoding leucine zipper putative tumor suppressor 3 isoform X2: MAKLETLPVRADPGRDPLLAFAPRPSELGPPDPRLAMGSVGSGVAHAQEFAMKSVGTRTGGGGSQGSFPGPRGSGSGASRERPSRYPSEDKALANSLYLNGELRGSDHTDVCGNVVGSSGGSSSSGGSDKAPPQYREPSHPPKLLATSGKLDQCSEPLVRPSAFKPVVPKNFHSMQNLCPPQTNGTPEGRQGPGGLKGGLDKSRTMTPAGGSGGGLSDSGRNSLTSLPTYSSSYSQHLAPLSASTSHINRIGTASYGSGSGGSSGGGSGYQDLGTSDSGRASSKSGSSSSMGRPGHLGSGEGGGGGLPFAACSPPSPSALIQELEERLWEKEQEVAALRRSLEQSEAAVAQVLEERQKAWERELAELRQGCSGKLQQVARRAQRAQQGLQLQVLRLQQDKKQLQEEAARLMRQREELEDKVCQKAGEISLLKQQLKDSQADVSQKLSEIVGLRSQLREGRASLREKEEQLLSLRDSFGSKQASLELGEGELPATCLKPALTPVDPAEPQDALATCESDEAKMRRQAGVAAAASLASVDGEAEAGGESGTRALRREVGRLQAELAAERRARERQGASFAEERRVWLEEKEKVIEYQKQLQLSYVEMYQRNQQLERRLRERGAAGGASTPTPQHGEEKKAWTPSRLERIESTEI, from the exons ATGGCGAAGTTGGAGACACTACCTGTGCGTGCTGACCCAGGGCGGGATCCCCTCCTGGCCTTTGCCCCACGGCCTTCTGAGCTTGGACCCCCAGACCCCCGCCTGGCCATGGGCAGTGTGGGCAGTGGGGTGGCCCATGCCCAGGAGTTTGCCATGAAGAGCGTGGGCACCCgcacagggggtgggggcagccagggCAGTTTCCCAGGCCCCCGAGGCAGTGGCAGTGGGGCCAGCAGGGAGAGGCCCAGCCGATACCCCTCAGAAGACAAGGCTCTCGCCAACTCCCTCTACCTCAATGGCGAGCTTCGAGGCAGTGACCACACGGATGTCTGCGGCAATGTGGTGGGCAGCAgcggtggcagcagcagcagtggtggcagTGACAAGGCCCCTCCACAGTATCGAGAGCCTAGCCACCCACCTAAGCTCCTGGCCACCTCAGGCAAACTAGACCAG TGCTCAGAGCCACTAGTTCGGCCATCAGCCTTCAAGCCTGTTGTACCCAAGAATTTCCACTCCATGCAGAACTTGTGCCCCCCACAGACCAATGGGACCCCTGAGGGTCGACAGGGCCCTGGTGGCCTCAAGGGCGGACTGGACAAGTCTCGGACCATGACACCAGCAGGCGGGAGTGGGGGCGGCCTCTCAGACTCAGGCCGGAACTCACTCACAAGCCTGCCCACCTACAGCTCCAGCTACAGCCAGCACCTGGCACCCCTCAGCGCCTCCACCAGCCACATCAACCGCATTGGCACTGCCAGCTATGGTAGTGGCAGTGGCGGCAGCAGCGGTGGGGGGTCGGGCTACCAGGACCTGGGGACCTCTGACAGTGGGCGGGCCTCCAGCAAGAGTGGGTCGTCGTCATCCATGGGGCGGCCAGGCCATCTAGGGTCTGGGGAGGGCGGAGGTGGAGGCCTGCCGTTTGCGGCCTGCTCACCGCCCTCGCCCAGTGCACTGATCCAGGAGCTGGAGGAGCGGCTgtgggagaaggagcaggaggtgGCAGCTCTGCGGCGCAGCCTGGAGCAGAGTGAGGCGGCTGTGGCCCAGGTCCTGGAGGAGCGGCAGAAGGCCTGGGAGCGGGAGCTGGCCGAGCTGCGGCAGGGCTGCAGTGGGAAGCTGCAGCAGGTGGCCCGCCGCGCCCAGCGCGCCCAGCAAGGCCTGCAGCTGCAGGTGCTGCGGCTGCAGCAGGACAAGAAGCAGCTGCAGGAGGAGGCAGCCCGGCTGATGCGACAGCGGGAAGAGCTAGAGGACAAG gtgTGCCAGAAGGCCGGCGAGATTTCCCTCCTGAAGCAGCAGCTGAAGGACTCGCAGGCCGACGTGTCGCAGAAGCTGAGTGAGATCGTGGGGCTGCGCTCTCAGCTGCGGGAAGGCCGGGCCTCGCTGCGGGAGAAGGAGGAGCAGCTGCTCAGCCTGAGGGACTCCTTCGGCAGCAAGCAGGCCAGCCTGGAGCTGGGCGAGGGCGAGCTGCCCGCCACCTGCCTCAAGCCTGCGCTGACCCCGGTGGACCCCGCGGAGCCGCAGGACGCGCTGGCCACCTGCGAGAGCGACGAGGCCAAGATGCGCCGTCAGGCCGGGgtggccgccgccgcctccttGGCTTCCGTGGACGGGGAGGCGGAGGCCGGCGGGGAGAGCGGGACGCGGGCCCTGCGGCGGGAGGTGGGGCGGCTGCAGGCCGAGCTGGCGGCCGAGCGGCGCGCCCGGGAGCGCCAGGGTGCCAGCTTCGCGGAGGAGCGCCGCGTGTggctggaggagaaggagaaggtcATCGAGTACCAGAAGCAGCTGCAGCTGAGTTATGTGGAGATGTACCAGCGCAACCAGCAGCTGGAGCGGAGGCTGCGGGAGCGCGGGGCTGCGGGCGGTGCGAGCACACCGACCCCCCAACATGGCGAGGAGAAGAAAGCCTGGACCCCTTCGCGCCTCGAGCGCATTGAGTCCACAGAAATCTGA
- the LZTS3 gene encoding leucine zipper putative tumor suppressor 3 isoform X1 — MAKLETLPVRADPGRDPLLAFAPRPSELGPPDPRLAMGSVGSGVAHAQEFAMKSVGTRTGGGGSQGSFPGPRGSGSGASRERPSRYPSEDKALANSLYLNGELRGSDHTDVCGNVVGSSGGSSSSGGSDKAPPQYREPSHPPKLLATSGKLDQCSEPLVRPSAFKPVVPKNFHSMQNLCPPQTNGTPEGRQGPGGLKGGLDKSRTMTPAGGSGGGLSDSGRNSLTSLPTYSSSYSQHLAPLSASTSHINRIGTASYGSGSGGSSGGGSGYQDLGTSDSGRASSKSGSSSSMGRPGHLGSGEGGGGGLPFAACSPPSPSALIQELEERLWEKEQEVAALRRSLEQSEAAVAQVLEERQKAWERELAELRQGCSGKLQQVARRAQRAQQGLQLQVLRLQQDKKQLQEEAARLMRQREELEDKVAACQKEQADFLPRMEETKWEVCQKAGEISLLKQQLKDSQADVSQKLSEIVGLRSQLREGRASLREKEEQLLSLRDSFGSKQASLELGEGELPATCLKPALTPVDPAEPQDALATCESDEAKMRRQAGVAAAASLASVDGEAEAGGESGTRALRREVGRLQAELAAERRARERQGASFAEERRVWLEEKEKVIEYQKQLQLSYVEMYQRNQQLERRLRERGAAGGASTPTPQHGEEKKAWTPSRLERIESTEI; from the exons ATGGCGAAGTTGGAGACACTACCTGTGCGTGCTGACCCAGGGCGGGATCCCCTCCTGGCCTTTGCCCCACGGCCTTCTGAGCTTGGACCCCCAGACCCCCGCCTGGCCATGGGCAGTGTGGGCAGTGGGGTGGCCCATGCCCAGGAGTTTGCCATGAAGAGCGTGGGCACCCgcacagggggtgggggcagccagggCAGTTTCCCAGGCCCCCGAGGCAGTGGCAGTGGGGCCAGCAGGGAGAGGCCCAGCCGATACCCCTCAGAAGACAAGGCTCTCGCCAACTCCCTCTACCTCAATGGCGAGCTTCGAGGCAGTGACCACACGGATGTCTGCGGCAATGTGGTGGGCAGCAgcggtggcagcagcagcagtggtggcagTGACAAGGCCCCTCCACAGTATCGAGAGCCTAGCCACCCACCTAAGCTCCTGGCCACCTCAGGCAAACTAGACCAG TGCTCAGAGCCACTAGTTCGGCCATCAGCCTTCAAGCCTGTTGTACCCAAGAATTTCCACTCCATGCAGAACTTGTGCCCCCCACAGACCAATGGGACCCCTGAGGGTCGACAGGGCCCTGGTGGCCTCAAGGGCGGACTGGACAAGTCTCGGACCATGACACCAGCAGGCGGGAGTGGGGGCGGCCTCTCAGACTCAGGCCGGAACTCACTCACAAGCCTGCCCACCTACAGCTCCAGCTACAGCCAGCACCTGGCACCCCTCAGCGCCTCCACCAGCCACATCAACCGCATTGGCACTGCCAGCTATGGTAGTGGCAGTGGCGGCAGCAGCGGTGGGGGGTCGGGCTACCAGGACCTGGGGACCTCTGACAGTGGGCGGGCCTCCAGCAAGAGTGGGTCGTCGTCATCCATGGGGCGGCCAGGCCATCTAGGGTCTGGGGAGGGCGGAGGTGGAGGCCTGCCGTTTGCGGCCTGCTCACCGCCCTCGCCCAGTGCACTGATCCAGGAGCTGGAGGAGCGGCTgtgggagaaggagcaggaggtgGCAGCTCTGCGGCGCAGCCTGGAGCAGAGTGAGGCGGCTGTGGCCCAGGTCCTGGAGGAGCGGCAGAAGGCCTGGGAGCGGGAGCTGGCCGAGCTGCGGCAGGGCTGCAGTGGGAAGCTGCAGCAGGTGGCCCGCCGCGCCCAGCGCGCCCAGCAAGGCCTGCAGCTGCAGGTGCTGCGGCTGCAGCAGGACAAGAAGCAGCTGCAGGAGGAGGCAGCCCGGCTGATGCGACAGCGGGAAGAGCTAGAGGACAAGGTGGCCGCCTGCCAGAAGGAGCAGGCTGACTTTCTGCCCCGGATGGAGGAAACCAAGTGGGAG gtgTGCCAGAAGGCCGGCGAGATTTCCCTCCTGAAGCAGCAGCTGAAGGACTCGCAGGCCGACGTGTCGCAGAAGCTGAGTGAGATCGTGGGGCTGCGCTCTCAGCTGCGGGAAGGCCGGGCCTCGCTGCGGGAGAAGGAGGAGCAGCTGCTCAGCCTGAGGGACTCCTTCGGCAGCAAGCAGGCCAGCCTGGAGCTGGGCGAGGGCGAGCTGCCCGCCACCTGCCTCAAGCCTGCGCTGACCCCGGTGGACCCCGCGGAGCCGCAGGACGCGCTGGCCACCTGCGAGAGCGACGAGGCCAAGATGCGCCGTCAGGCCGGGgtggccgccgccgcctccttGGCTTCCGTGGACGGGGAGGCGGAGGCCGGCGGGGAGAGCGGGACGCGGGCCCTGCGGCGGGAGGTGGGGCGGCTGCAGGCCGAGCTGGCGGCCGAGCGGCGCGCCCGGGAGCGCCAGGGTGCCAGCTTCGCGGAGGAGCGCCGCGTGTggctggaggagaaggagaaggtcATCGAGTACCAGAAGCAGCTGCAGCTGAGTTATGTGGAGATGTACCAGCGCAACCAGCAGCTGGAGCGGAGGCTGCGGGAGCGCGGGGCTGCGGGCGGTGCGAGCACACCGACCCCCCAACATGGCGAGGAGAAGAAAGCCTGGACCCCTTCGCGCCTCGAGCGCATTGAGTCCACAGAAATCTGA